The following proteins are encoded in a genomic region of Triticum dicoccoides isolate Atlit2015 ecotype Zavitan chromosome 1B, WEW_v2.0, whole genome shotgun sequence:
- the LOC119308984 gene encoding uclacyanin 1-like yields the protein METKALILITVAMTMLGMALGASHTVGAPHGSWDIQTNYSQWVSRIRFTTGDELKFQYSAAVHNVVEVSKTGYDSCNGSSPISTFPTGNDVVPLATIGTRYFICGVSGHCNAGMKVEVNVKSKEVRTVQRCRRTGNRLRCQSETVLSSATSAGVDQSTVARLGLIVVAAGLMLFF from the coding sequence atggagaccaaagctcttatTCTGATCACCGTGGCCATGACCATGCTTGGGATGGCACTCGGTGCCAGCCACACCGTAGGCGCACCGCACGGGTCATGGGACATTCAGACCAACTACTCTCAGTGGGTTTCGAGAATCAGATTCACCACCGGCGATGAGCTCAAGTTCCAGTACTCCGCCGCCGTGCACAACGTGGTGGAGGTGAGCAAAACGGGGTATGACTCCTGCAACGGCTCCAGCCCCATATCGACTTTCCCGACCGGTAATGATGTTGTTCCGCTTGCCACCATCGGGACCCGGTATTTCATCTGTGGCGTCTCCGGGCACTGCAACGCCGGCATGAAGGTCGAGGTCAACGTCAAGTCGAAAGAAGTGCGGACTGTGCAACGGTGCCGACGGACAGGGAACCGGCTTCGCTGCCAGTCCGAGACGGTATTAAGCTCAGCTACGTCGGCTGGCGTTGATCAGTCTACGGTGGCCCGACTCGGTCTGATAGTTGTTGCGGCTGGTCTTATGTTGTTCTTTTAG